Proteins co-encoded in one Malus domestica chromosome 09, GDT2T_hap1 genomic window:
- the LOC103411814 gene encoding protein ANTI-SILENCING 1-like isoform X2, producing MERNLQFKWGEKAGDRNNRGSQFYLSFTMEGVEYLLYDSVYLYHAGSLETYIGKLVSIFETETHEKKVRVLWFFRPAEICNFLGDYEPHWNELFLGSGEGKGLSNINPLEAIAGKCNVVCTSKDDRNRQPSKEELRTANYFFCRTFDVGKCEILEIFPDEIRGLTVERYFNKRNNEKLLRIPKFQTNLKDPAGQSMVSSKLGSAKLMPSPVKIDKSSSRINPVVRESEVPTVCSGARAYASNETLRLQPGFDGFATQSARISHNQEKEKRKTIFLDQPPQPPMAASDTRPSKKMRVPVGVDSTKGENSGKKADVDRARWFKQLPWEERLQIAQDAGQLVLLDNLEPSYSSSEVEGLVWQAFGEKVEAKMLQYSIHPTPNYGKAFVIFKSSVAAESAINKLKEGCLVADKSG from the exons ATGGAACGAAATCTTCAGTTTAAGTGGGGTGAGAAAGCTGGAGATCGGAATAACAGAGGTTCCCAGTTCTATTTGTCGTTCACGATGGAAGGCGTTGAGTACTTGCTTTATGACAGTGtatatctttatcatgctggtTCTCTTGAGACCTATATTGGTAAGCTGGTGTCAATATTTGAAACAGAGACCCATGAGAAGAAGGTAAGGGTCCTGTGGTTTTTCCGTCCTGCTGAGATATGCAACTTCCTTGGTGATTACGAACCACACTGGAATGAGCTATTTTTAGGTTCCGGTGAGGGTAAAGGCCTCTCCAATATCAATCCTCTG GAAGCAATTGCTGGAAAATGCAATGTTGTCTGCACATCAAAGGACGACAGGAATCGTCAGCCATCTAAAGAAGAGTTGAGAACGGCTAATTACTTCTTCTGTCGTACATTTGATGTTGGAAAGTGTGAAATATTGGAGATTTTTCCCGATGAAATAAGGGGACTTACAG TGGAGAGATATTTTAACAAGAGAAACAATGAAAAGCTCCTCAGGATTCCCAAGTTCCAGACAAATTTGAAAGATCCAGCTGGACAGTCAATGGTGTCTTCCAAGTTAGGTTCGGCCAAGTTGATGCCCTCTCCGGTTAAAATTGACAAGTCTAGCAGCAGAATAAACCCTGTAGTGAGAG AATCGGAAGTGCCAACGGTTTGTAGTGGTGCGCGGGCATATGCTTCAAATGAGACATTAAGACTTCAACCTGGATTTGATGGATTTGCAACTCAGTCTGCTAGAATATCACATaatcaagagaaagaaaaacgcaaaacaatatttttagaTCAACCACCTCAACCACCTATGGCTGCATCAGATACCCGTCCTTCCAAGAAGATGAGAGTTCCAGTTGGTGTAGATTCAACTAAGGGGGAAAATTCTGGAAAGAAGGCAGATGTT GATAGAGCAAGGTGGTTCAAGCAACTG CCTTGGGAGGAAAGACTGCAGATAGCTCAAGATGCAGGCCAATTGGTCTTACTAGACAATCTTGAGCCGTCCTATTCATCATCAGAAGTAGAG GGTCTAGTTTGGCAAGCATTTGGAGAAAAGGTTGAGGCAAAAATGTTACAATACAGTATTCATCCTACTCCAAACTATG GCAAGGCTTTTGTCATATTCAAGTCGAGTGTTGCTGCTGAATctgcaataaataaattaaaggagGGATGCCTTGTTGCGGACAAGAG CGGATGA
- the LOC103411814 gene encoding protein ANTI-SILENCING 1-like isoform X1, which yields MERNLQFKWGEKAGDRNNRGSQFYLSFTMEGVEYLLYDSVYLYHAGSLETYIGKLVSIFETETHEKKVRVLWFFRPAEICNFLGDYEPHWNELFLGSGEGKGLSNINPLEAIAGKCNVVCTSKDDRNRQPSKEELRTANYFFCRTFDVGKCEILEIFPDEIRGLTVERYFNKRNNEKLLRIPKFQTNLKDPAGQSMVSSKLGSAKLMPSPVKIDKSSSRINPVVRESEVPTVCSGARAYASNETLRLQPGFDGFATQSARISHNQEKEKRKTIFLDQPPQPPMAASDTRPSKKMRVPVGVDSTKGENSGKKADVDRARWFKQLPWEERLQIAQDAGQLVLLDNLEPSYSSSEVEGLVWQAFGEKVEAKMLQYSIHPTPNYGKAFVIFKSSVAAESAINKLKEGCLVADKRPIIGIRRTLKVPDKAARFVGHLSIPKLRFHSQREEMRKAVSTSHCSQPNTIEYDMAMEWCLLQQKSDLWWDALYKEHEKETGDGITVKKQL from the exons ATGGAACGAAATCTTCAGTTTAAGTGGGGTGAGAAAGCTGGAGATCGGAATAACAGAGGTTCCCAGTTCTATTTGTCGTTCACGATGGAAGGCGTTGAGTACTTGCTTTATGACAGTGtatatctttatcatgctggtTCTCTTGAGACCTATATTGGTAAGCTGGTGTCAATATTTGAAACAGAGACCCATGAGAAGAAGGTAAGGGTCCTGTGGTTTTTCCGTCCTGCTGAGATATGCAACTTCCTTGGTGATTACGAACCACACTGGAATGAGCTATTTTTAGGTTCCGGTGAGGGTAAAGGCCTCTCCAATATCAATCCTCTG GAAGCAATTGCTGGAAAATGCAATGTTGTCTGCACATCAAAGGACGACAGGAATCGTCAGCCATCTAAAGAAGAGTTGAGAACGGCTAATTACTTCTTCTGTCGTACATTTGATGTTGGAAAGTGTGAAATATTGGAGATTTTTCCCGATGAAATAAGGGGACTTACAG TGGAGAGATATTTTAACAAGAGAAACAATGAAAAGCTCCTCAGGATTCCCAAGTTCCAGACAAATTTGAAAGATCCAGCTGGACAGTCAATGGTGTCTTCCAAGTTAGGTTCGGCCAAGTTGATGCCCTCTCCGGTTAAAATTGACAAGTCTAGCAGCAGAATAAACCCTGTAGTGAGAG AATCGGAAGTGCCAACGGTTTGTAGTGGTGCGCGGGCATATGCTTCAAATGAGACATTAAGACTTCAACCTGGATTTGATGGATTTGCAACTCAGTCTGCTAGAATATCACATaatcaagagaaagaaaaacgcaaaacaatatttttagaTCAACCACCTCAACCACCTATGGCTGCATCAGATACCCGTCCTTCCAAGAAGATGAGAGTTCCAGTTGGTGTAGATTCAACTAAGGGGGAAAATTCTGGAAAGAAGGCAGATGTT GATAGAGCAAGGTGGTTCAAGCAACTG CCTTGGGAGGAAAGACTGCAGATAGCTCAAGATGCAGGCCAATTGGTCTTACTAGACAATCTTGAGCCGTCCTATTCATCATCAGAAGTAGAG GGTCTAGTTTGGCAAGCATTTGGAGAAAAGGTTGAGGCAAAAATGTTACAATACAGTATTCATCCTACTCCAAACTATG GCAAGGCTTTTGTCATATTCAAGTCGAGTGTTGCTGCTGAATctgcaataaataaattaaaggagGGATGCCTTGTTGCGGACAAGAG ACCTATCATTGGTATCAGAAGAACTCTTAAAGTGCCTGACAAAGCAGCGAGATTTGTTGGACATCTGAGCATTCCCAAACTCAGGTTTCACAGTCAGCGTGAAGAAATG AGAAAGGCAGTATCAACATCACACTGTTCTCAGCCCAATACAATCGAGTATGACATGGCCATGGAATGGTGTCTTCTGCAGCAAAAGTCAGATTTATGGTGGGACGCTTTATACAAG GAACATGAAAAGGAGACTGGAGACGGTATTACAGTGAAAAAGCAATTGTAA
- the LOC114826763 gene encoding uncharacterized protein has protein sequence MVAVAAAAVTVLAASGKTSSIPSFQISKFGYLPVNKFLMEFFMQKEAIAGKCNVVCTSKDDRNRQPSKEELRTANYFFCRTFDVGKCEILEIFPDEIRGLTVERYFNKRNNEKLLRIPKFQTNLKDPAGQSMVSSKLGSAKLMPSPVKIDKSSSRINPVVRESEVPTVCSGARAYASNETLRLQPGFDGFATQSARISHNQEKEKRKTIFLDQPPQPPMAASDTRPSKKMRVPVGVDSTKGENSGKKADVLF, from the exons ATGGTTGCTGTTGCTGCAGCTGCTGTCACTGTATTAGCTGCATCTGGAAAGACGTCGTCTATTCCTAGCTTCCAAATTTCTAAATTTGGTTATCTTCCAGTCAACAAATTCTTGATGGAGTTCTTTATGCAAAAG GAAGCAATTGCTGGAAAATGCAATGTTGTCTGCACATCAAAGGACGACAGGAATCGTCAGCCATCTAAAGAAGAGTTGAGAACGGCTAATTACTTCTTCTGTCGTACATTTGATGTTGGAAAGTGTGAAATATTGGAGATTTTTCCCGATGAAATAAGGGGACTTACAG TGGAGAGATATTTTAACAAGAGAAACAATGAAAAGCTCCTCAGGATTCCCAAGTTCCAGACAAATTTGAAAGATCCAGCTGGACAGTCAATGGTGTCTTCCAAGTTAGGTTCGGCCAAGTTGATGCCCTCTCCGGTTAAAATTGACAAGTCTAGCAGCAGAATAAACCCTGTAGTGAGAG AATCGGAAGTGCCAACGGTTTGTAGTGGTGCGCGGGCATATGCTTCAAATGAGACATTAAGACTTCAACCTGGATTTGATGGATTTGCAACTCAGTCTGCTAGAATATCACATaatcaagagaaagaaaaacgcaaaacaatatttttagaTCAACCACCTCAACCACCTATGGCTGCATCAGATACCCGTCCTTCCAAGAAGATGAGAGTTCCAGTTGGTGTAGATTCAACTAAGGGGGAAAATTCTGGAAAGAAGGCAGATGTT TTGTTTTAA